The DNA window GCTGGGCATCACCGACGTCGATCCGCTCCGTCACCGGCTGGTCTTCGAGCGCTTCCTCAACCCGGAGCGCGTCTCCATGCCCGACATCGACATCGACATCGAGGACCGGCGGCGCGGCGAGGTGATCGATTACGTCGTCCACAAGTACGGTCCGGAGCGTGTCGGCCAGATCATCACCTTCGGCCGCATGCTGGCCCGCTCGGTGGTGCGCGACGTGGGCCGCGCCCTGGGCCTCCCCTACGGGGAGGTGGACCGCGTCGCGCGCATGGTGCCCGAGCGCCTTGGCATCACGCTGGAGGAGGCGCTGGAGGGCAGCCCCGAGCTGGCCGAGGCCTACGCGGGCTCCGAGCGCGTGCGCACGCTCCTGGACGTGGCCCGCCGCCTGGAGGGCCTGGCGCGCCACGCCTCGGTCCACGCCGCCGGCGTGGTCATCTCGCCCGTCCCCCTGGTGGAACGCGTACCGCTCCAGGCCATGCAGCACAACGGCGAGACGACGGTGGTCACCCAGTTCCCCATGGGGACGCTGGAGGAGCTGGGGCTGCTCAAGTTCGACTTCCTGGGACTGCGTACGCTGACCGTCCTGGAGGAGGCGCGCCGCCTCGCCGGCGAGCGGCGGGGCGCCCCGCTGGACTTCCAGAGCCTGCCCGAGGACGACCCCGAGACGCTGGCCATGCTGGGCCGCGGCGAGACCACGGGCATCTTCCAGCTGGAGTCGCCGGGCATGCGGGAGATGCTCCGCGAACTGAAGCCGTCGCGCCTGGAGGACGTGATCGCCGCCGTCGCCCTCTACCGCCCGGGGCCCATGGAGAACATCCCCGAGTTCGTCCGCGCCAAGCACGAGGGGCGGATCCGCTACCCGCACCCGCTGCTGGAACCGATCCTGCGCGACACCTACGGGATCCTGGTCTACCAGGAGCAGGTGATGGAGGTGGCCTCGGTGATGGCCGGCTTCACCCTCGGCCAGGCCGACCTCCTTCGTCGCGCCGTCGGCAAGAAGAAGCGCGAGGAGCTGGACGCCCAGCGCCAGGCTTTCGTTGAGGGTTGCCTGCGCAACGGGCACTCGCTCGAGCTGGCGGAGGAGCTCTACGACCTGATCCTCCGTTTCGCCAACTACGGCTTCAACCGGGCGCACGCCGCCGCCTACGGCATCCTGGCCTACCGCACCGCCTGGCTGAAGTGCCACGAGCCCGTCGCCTTCCTGGCTGCGCTCCTGGCCAGCGTCCAGGAGCAGAGCGAGAAGGTGGCCGAATACATCCGCGAGGCTCGCCGCCTGGGCATCGAGGTGCGGCCGCCGCACGTCAACCGCTCCGGCGTCGACACCGGCCCGGAGGAGGACGGCCGGGCGATCCGCCTGGGCCTGGCGGCGGTCAAGAACGTGGGGCGGGCGGCCGCCGAGGCGGTGGTGGAGGCGCGCCGGAGAGAAGGACCCTTCGCCGGCCTCGCCGACCTGGTGGCGCGCACGGGCACGGCGGTGCTCAACCGCCGGGCGCTGGAGAGCCTGGTCAAGGCGGGGGCGCTGGACGGGCTCGGCCCCAACCGGGCGACGCTGGCCGCCTCGCTGGAGGCGGCGCTGGAGGCGGCCCAGTCCGAGGAAGCCCGGCGCGAGGGCGGCCAGCTCTCGCTCTTCGGCGAGGGCGGCGGCGCACCCTTGGCGGCACCCCCGCCGGGGGCCGGCACCGCCGCGGAGCCCGAGTGGCCTCCCCTGCGCCGTCTGGCCGCCGAGAAGGAGGCGCTGGGCTTCTACCTGAGCGAGCACCCGCTGGAGCGGATGGAGGCGCGGCTGCGCGCGCTGGGCGTGACGCCGGTGGAGCGGCTGGCCGGAGGGCGCCCGGAGGAGACGGTGCGCGTGGCCGGCTCGTTGGCGGGGCTGCGCCGGAGGAAGACACGGAACGGGGAGACGATGGGCTTCCTCGTGTTGGACGATGGCACAGGCGAGGCGGAGGTCCTGCTCTTCCCGCGCCTCCTGGCCCAGGTCGCTCCGCTGCTCTCCGGCGAGGCGCCGCTCGTCCTGGTGGAGGGCCGCTACTCGCCCCGCGACGACCGGCCGGAGCGGCCGCTGCTCGTGGCCGGCCGCGTCGAGCGCCTGGACGAGGAGGAGGCGCCGGCGCTCTTTCTCCGGCTGGGGCGGCGACTGGCGGCGGAGGAGGACCAGTGGCTCGGCCGGGAGCTCCGCCAGCGGCCCGGCCGGTCACCCGTCTTCGTCGCCGAGGGCGGGCGGCGCTGGCGCCGGCTGG is part of the Bacillota bacterium genome and encodes:
- a CDS encoding DNA polymerase III subunit alpha; the encoded protein is MAGFVHLHMHSEYSLLDGMIRVQELARTVRAMGMPAVALTDHGVLYGAVDFYKACLQEGVRPILGCELYVAPGSRFERAPGADGEPYHHLTLLAENEQGWRNLMRLVSLASLEGYYRRPRVDRELLERYHDGLIALSGCLSGEVASRLLRGDREGAREAARFYRDLFGRESFFVELQDHGLAAQRRLLPELAELARELGVGVVATQDAHYPRRGDAAAHEVLLCIQTATTLEDPGRMRFGSDEFYIKSPEEMAARFAWIPEALENTLSIAERCRVELPFGRTELPAYPVPGGLEAPAYLRQLCEERLPARYPEAERRAPGGEVRRRLEHELAVIERMGYASYFLIVWDFIDWARRRGIAVGPGRGSAAGSLVAYVLGITDVDPLRHRLVFERFLNPERVSMPDIDIDIEDRRRGEVIDYVVHKYGPERVGQIITFGRMLARSVVRDVGRALGLPYGEVDRVARMVPERLGITLEEALEGSPELAEAYAGSERVRTLLDVARRLEGLARHASVHAAGVVISPVPLVERVPLQAMQHNGETTVVTQFPMGTLEELGLLKFDFLGLRTLTVLEEARRLAGERRGAPLDFQSLPEDDPETLAMLGRGETTGIFQLESPGMREMLRELKPSRLEDVIAAVALYRPGPMENIPEFVRAKHEGRIRYPHPLLEPILRDTYGILVYQEQVMEVASVMAGFTLGQADLLRRAVGKKKREELDAQRQAFVEGCLRNGHSLELAEELYDLILRFANYGFNRAHAAAYGILAYRTAWLKCHEPVAFLAALLASVQEQSEKVAEYIREARRLGIEVRPPHVNRSGVDTGPEEDGRAIRLGLAAVKNVGRAAAEAVVEARRREGPFAGLADLVARTGTAVLNRRALESLVKAGALDGLGPNRATLAASLEAALEAAQSEEARREGGQLSLFGEGGGAPLAAPPPGAGTAAEPEWPPLRRLAAEKEALGFYLSEHPLERMEARLRALGVTPVERLAGGRPEETVRVAGSLAGLRRRKTRNGETMGFLVLDDGTGEAEVLLFPRLLAQVAPLLSGEAPLVLVEGRYSPRDDRPERPLLVAGRVERLDEEEAPALFLRLGRRLAAEEDQWLGRELRQRPGRSPVFVAEGGRRWRRLALRVEADEELLRLLADRFGPDAARLGSAG